One window of Saccharopolyspora phatthalungensis genomic DNA carries:
- a CDS encoding 1,4-dihydroxy-2-naphthoate polyprenyltransferase has product MATVAQWIEGARIRTLPNAIAPVLAGTGAAAGVDGFDPMIAVLALLVSLLLIIGVNFANDYSDGIRGTDDDRVGPFRLVGSGSVKPTAVRTAAWACFGLAAVAGLGVLVLSGQWWMLAVGALCIAGAWYYTGGKRPYGYAGLGELAVFVFFGLVAVLGTMYVQAGMISGSGIGVAVGIGSLSSAVLVANNLRDIPSDRVTGKRTLAVLLGDRDTRTLYVALTLVPFLITVLIGLRNSWALLGFLALPTLIVPLRAVAGGAQGRALIPALRDTGFAMLAWSIITGLALALG; this is encoded by the coding sequence ATGGCGACTGTCGCTCAATGGATCGAAGGCGCTCGCATCCGCACCTTGCCAAATGCGATCGCACCAGTGCTCGCGGGAACCGGCGCGGCAGCGGGGGTCGACGGGTTCGACCCGATGATCGCAGTTCTCGCGCTCCTCGTTTCACTGCTGTTGATCATCGGGGTGAACTTCGCCAATGACTACTCCGACGGCATCCGGGGCACCGACGACGACCGGGTCGGCCCGTTCCGCCTGGTCGGTTCGGGTTCGGTGAAGCCGACCGCAGTGCGCACCGCCGCATGGGCCTGCTTCGGGCTCGCGGCGGTCGCCGGCCTCGGCGTGCTTGTCCTCAGTGGACAGTGGTGGATGCTGGCGGTCGGCGCGCTCTGCATCGCCGGAGCCTGGTATTACACCGGCGGCAAACGCCCCTACGGCTACGCGGGCCTGGGCGAGCTTGCCGTATTCGTCTTCTTCGGGCTGGTCGCGGTGCTGGGCACCATGTACGTGCAGGCCGGCATGATCTCTGGCTCCGGCATCGGCGTAGCGGTGGGTATCGGATCGCTGTCCAGCGCGGTGCTGGTGGCAAACAACCTCCGCGACATCCCATCCGACCGCGTGACCGGCAAGCGCACCCTCGCGGTGCTGCTCGGCGACCGCGACACCCGCACGCTCTACGTCGCGCTGACGCTCGTCCCGTTCCTGATCACCGTTCTGATCGGACTGCGGAATTCTTGGGCCCTGCTCGGCTTCCTCGCCTTGCCGACACTCATCGTCCCGTTACGCGCGGTGGCAGGCGGCGCGCAGGGACGTGCCCTGATCCCGGCACTGCGCGACACGGGCTTCGCCATGCTGGCGTGGTCAATCATCACCGGCCTCGCCCTGGCCCTCGGATGA
- the menE gene encoding o-succinylbenzoate--CoA ligase, whose product MPKARDLQPLPVPPGTGALAVLPALRRALGGDGPALLPVVGNDAEGSRRLVAALADGAPLTAAEDHPDDPTALVIATSGSTGTPKGVLLPGSALRASAEATHRHLGGPGHWLLAMPAHHVAGIQVLVRAVLAGTGPHAVDTSDGFRPDRFAAAAREVLAADGPHYTALVPTQLSRLLGAGGDGLATLRKFDAVLLGGAATPPALRQQARDCGVRVTTTYGMSETSGGCVYDGRPLDIAEVHIDGETGPIRLAGPMLARGYRHQPDAAAFADGWFHSGDLGRWQSGRLEVVGRGDDMIITGGVNVAPLPVERALTEQAGVREACVLGVPHPEWGQAVVAAVVPEDPAEPPSPDTLRAAVRDRLSAAATPKRIVLLTELPLRGPGKPDRRALRNLLG is encoded by the coding sequence ATGCCGAAAGCCCGCGACTTGCAGCCGCTTCCCGTGCCGCCCGGAACCGGCGCTTTGGCCGTGCTACCGGCGCTGAGGCGGGCCCTGGGCGGAGACGGCCCGGCTCTGCTGCCGGTCGTCGGCAACGACGCGGAGGGGTCCCGCCGACTCGTCGCCGCCCTCGCCGACGGCGCGCCGCTGACCGCCGCCGAAGATCACCCCGACGACCCGACGGCCCTGGTCATCGCCACATCCGGCTCCACCGGCACCCCGAAGGGCGTGCTCCTCCCGGGGTCGGCGCTGCGTGCGTCCGCCGAAGCCACCCATCGCCACCTCGGCGGCCCGGGACACTGGCTGCTGGCCATGCCCGCTCATCACGTTGCGGGCATTCAGGTCCTGGTCCGGGCCGTACTCGCCGGAACCGGCCCGCATGCCGTCGACACCTCGGACGGGTTCCGCCCGGACCGGTTCGCAGCGGCGGCCCGAGAGGTGCTGGCCGCCGACGGCCCGCACTACACGGCCTTGGTACCCACGCAGCTGTCCCGCCTACTCGGCGCCGGCGGCGATGGCCTTGCCACGCTGCGCAAGTTCGATGCGGTGCTACTCGGCGGCGCGGCCACGCCACCGGCCTTACGACAGCAGGCACGCGACTGCGGCGTCCGAGTGACCACGACGTACGGGATGAGCGAGACGTCGGGCGGCTGCGTCTACGACGGGCGGCCGCTGGACATCGCGGAGGTCCACATCGACGGGGAGACCGGGCCGATTCGCCTGGCCGGACCGATGCTGGCCAGGGGATATCGGCACCAACCGGACGCGGCGGCGTTCGCCGACGGCTGGTTCCATTCCGGCGACCTGGGGCGCTGGCAGAGTGGCCGGCTGGAGGTGGTGGGCCGCGGCGACGACATGATCATCACCGGCGGCGTCAACGTCGCCCCGCTGCCGGTCGAGCGGGCCCTCACCGAACAAGCCGGGGTCCGCGAGGCGTGCGTGCTCGGCGTACCGCACCCGGAGTGGGGCCAGGCGGTGGTCGCCGCGGTCGTACCGGAAGACCCGGCCGAGCCACCCTCCCCGGACACGCTTCGAGCGGCGGTCCGCGATCGGCTCAGCGCCGCCGCCACCCCGAAGCGCATAGTTTTGCTTACGGAGTTGCCGTTGCGCGGCCCCGGAAAGCCGGATCGCCGGGCCTTGCGCAACTTGCTCGGGTGA
- a CDS encoding 1,4-dihydroxy-2-naphthoyl-CoA synthase, translating to MQNPRVSELFDPASWEPVAGFDFTDITYHRCIEDGPGKGTVRIAFDRPDVRNAFRPHTVDELYRALDHARMTSDVGCVLITGNGPSSKDGGWAFCSGGDQRIRGRSGYQYANGETAESVDPARAGRLHILEVQRLIRFMPKIVIAVVPGWAAGGGHSLHVVCDLTLASAEHARFKQTDADVGSFDGGFGSAYLARQVGQKFAREIFFLGRPYTAEQAHQMGMVNAVVPHDELETTALQWSREINGKSPTAQRMLKYAFNAIDDGLVGQQLFAGETTRLAYMTDEAVEGRDSFLQKRTPDWSAFPWYF from the coding sequence GTGCAGAATCCGCGTGTCTCTGAGCTGTTCGATCCGGCTTCGTGGGAGCCCGTTGCGGGCTTCGACTTCACCGACATCACCTATCACCGCTGCATTGAGGACGGTCCCGGAAAAGGCACCGTGCGCATCGCGTTCGACCGCCCGGACGTCCGCAACGCATTCCGCCCGCACACCGTCGACGAGCTGTACCGAGCCCTCGACCACGCGCGCATGACCAGCGACGTTGGCTGCGTGCTGATCACCGGCAACGGCCCGTCCAGCAAAGATGGCGGCTGGGCCTTCTGCTCCGGTGGCGATCAACGGATCCGCGGGCGTTCCGGGTACCAGTACGCCAACGGCGAGACCGCCGAGTCGGTCGACCCGGCCCGCGCCGGACGGCTGCACATCCTTGAGGTGCAGCGGCTGATCCGGTTCATGCCGAAGATCGTCATCGCGGTGGTACCGGGCTGGGCCGCCGGCGGCGGACACAGCCTGCACGTCGTGTGCGATCTCACGCTCGCCAGCGCCGAGCACGCCCGTTTCAAACAGACCGACGCCGACGTCGGTAGCTTCGACGGCGGCTTCGGCTCCGCCTACCTGGCCCGCCAGGTCGGCCAGAAGTTCGCCCGCGAGATCTTCTTCCTGGGGCGCCCCTACACCGCCGAGCAGGCACATCAGATGGGCATGGTCAACGCGGTCGTCCCGCACGACGAGCTGGAAACCACCGCACTGCAGTGGTCCCGCGAAATCAACGGCAAATCCCCGACTGCACAGCGCATGCTCAAGTACGCGTTCAACGCCATCGACGACGGGCTGGTCGGTCAGCAGCTGTTCGCCGGCGAGACCACCCGCCTCGCCTACATGACCGACGAGGCCGTCGAAGGGCGCGACTCGTTCCTGCAGAAGCGGACTCCGGACTGGTCCGCCTTCCCCTGGTACTTCTGA
- the menD gene encoding 2-succinyl-5-enolpyruvyl-6-hydroxy-3-cyclohexene-1-carboxylic-acid synthase, whose amino-acid sequence MNPSTAQAEVIVDELVRNGVRQVVLSPGSRNAPLSYALYRAAHAERLRLHVRIDERSAGFLALGLAARSRSPVVVVCTSGTAATNLHPAVSEAYHSGVPLIVLTADRPTELRAAGANQTIDQHRLFGAEVRMFDELAVAENRPGQNAYWRSQTCRAWHAANVGARGGPVHLNVPFREPLVPDGDAQWCEPLTGRPAGARWTEISEHGWTPSTLSQVHARRGLVLVADWGPEGASEWGDRYGWPVLSESGGVGLGGSAAISTGMWLLNLPEFMEKKRPEQVLCVGRPTVFRQVQRLLADIDVEVLLAHGGVDWPAPAHNLREVAETFGAAPGRADPDWLTGWQQADQKATAALHAALDLERWPSGPAAAREVVDALPEHALLVLGSSNPSRDVALAARQRSDVVVHRNRGVAGIDGTVSTAIGAAVAHGRPAYALLGDLTFLHDSNGLMLGPYERRPDLTIVVLNDDGGGIFALLEQGSPEHREAFERVFATPHGTDIGKLCAAHGVEHVLVRQQSEFSAALQWRPGLRVIEVQADRARLRSVHQRLLTAVRSALLG is encoded by the coding sequence TTGAATCCGTCCACGGCCCAGGCTGAGGTCATTGTCGACGAGCTCGTCCGCAACGGGGTGCGACAGGTGGTGCTCTCCCCGGGGTCGCGCAACGCACCTCTGTCTTACGCGCTGTACCGAGCCGCGCACGCGGAGCGTTTGCGGCTGCACGTCCGGATTGACGAGCGCAGCGCGGGTTTCCTCGCGTTGGGGCTGGCTGCGCGGTCGCGGTCGCCGGTGGTGGTGGTGTGCACCTCGGGTACTGCCGCAACGAATCTGCATCCGGCGGTCAGTGAGGCATACCACTCGGGTGTCCCGTTGATCGTGCTGACCGCGGATCGGCCGACGGAACTGCGTGCGGCGGGTGCCAACCAGACCATCGACCAACACCGGCTGTTCGGCGCCGAAGTCCGGATGTTCGACGAGCTGGCGGTCGCCGAAAACCGTCCTGGACAGAACGCGTACTGGCGAAGCCAAACATGTCGAGCTTGGCACGCCGCGAACGTCGGTGCCCGGGGCGGCCCGGTGCATTTGAACGTCCCGTTCCGGGAGCCGCTGGTGCCGGACGGCGACGCTCAGTGGTGTGAGCCGTTGACCGGTCGCCCGGCCGGTGCCCGATGGACGGAGATTTCCGAGCACGGTTGGACACCGAGCACACTGTCCCAAGTGCACGCACGGCGCGGACTCGTGCTGGTTGCGGACTGGGGCCCCGAGGGTGCCAGCGAATGGGGCGACCGCTACGGCTGGCCGGTGTTATCGGAGTCAGGCGGCGTGGGGCTCGGTGGATCGGCGGCGATCAGTACCGGGATGTGGCTGCTGAACCTACCCGAGTTCATGGAGAAGAAACGCCCCGAACAGGTGCTGTGCGTGGGTCGCCCGACGGTGTTCCGGCAGGTCCAGCGTTTGCTGGCGGACATCGATGTAGAAGTGCTGCTCGCGCATGGCGGAGTGGACTGGCCGGCTCCGGCACACAACCTGCGGGAGGTAGCCGAAACCTTCGGTGCCGCGCCGGGACGTGCCGATCCCGATTGGCTCACCGGGTGGCAGCAAGCCGATCAAAAGGCGACCGCGGCACTGCACGCGGCGCTCGACCTGGAGCGTTGGCCGAGCGGGCCCGCGGCGGCGCGCGAAGTCGTCGACGCGTTGCCCGAACACGCCTTGCTGGTTCTGGGTTCGTCGAACCCGAGCCGGGACGTCGCGTTGGCCGCGCGGCAGCGGTCCGATGTGGTCGTGCACCGCAACCGGGGTGTGGCCGGCATCGACGGCACGGTGTCGACCGCGATCGGGGCTGCGGTCGCGCATGGCCGACCCGCCTACGCACTCCTCGGCGACCTGACTTTCCTGCACGACAGCAACGGGTTGATGCTGGGGCCGTACGAACGGCGCCCCGATCTGACCATCGTCGTGCTGAACGACGACGGCGGCGGCATCTTCGCCCTGCTGGAACAGGGCAGCCCCGAGCACCGAGAAGCCTTCGAGCGGGTCTTCGCCACGCCACACGGAACCGACATCGGCAAGCTCTGCGCGGCGCATGGCGTCGAGCACGTGTTGGTGCGGCAGCAGTCCGAGTTCAGTGCCGCCTTGCAATGGCGACCGGGCTTGAGGGTCATCGAGGTGCAGGCGGACCGCGCCCGGCTGCGTTCGGTGCACCAGCGGCTGCTGACCGCCGTTCGGTCGGCCCTGCTCGGCTGA
- a CDS encoding M1 family metallopeptidase translates to MFRRHGLRATAAACCATALLATPALAGSDGPGAPGAGDDYFPGYGNGGYDVSHYDIQLRYQPADDHLQGTTTIVAKPTQNLTAFDLDFALTTKSVRVNGLAAKFSQNGTELTVTPPKTLPEGSLATFVVEYEGVPSTVEVGGLKPWIRTSDGALAVGEPEISSWWFPGNDHPRDKATFDVAVTVPDGTELLSNGVNTRNSSLAGWTTWRWRTTKPTATYLAFMAAGQYETSTKTGAFGQPFVTAYSEKLGDFAGAAEASVERTPEVIEFLTGLLGEYPFEAQGGLVSSEGLNFALENQTRPTYSHLFFRYGANMSVVVHENAHQWFGDSVSVDTWRNIWLNEGFASYAEWLWSEQHGTGTAQELFDHYYASHPADDPFWQVLPGDPGPKNVFHKAVYDRGAMTLHALRNVVGDVALRDIVRTWVSQKRYSTGTIEEFIALAEQRSGKQLDELFKTWLFTKGKPPVGEATGVPASATHAAVAPPKAVAEIDRTHALLHGH, encoded by the coding sequence GTGTTTCGACGACACGGCCTGCGAGCCACGGCAGCGGCGTGCTGCGCAACGGCTTTGCTGGCCACACCGGCGTTGGCCGGCAGCGATGGACCGGGAGCGCCGGGCGCGGGCGACGACTACTTCCCCGGCTACGGAAACGGTGGGTACGACGTCTCGCACTACGACATCCAGCTGCGGTACCAGCCCGCGGATGACCATCTGCAGGGCACCACGACGATCGTCGCGAAACCGACGCAGAACCTGACCGCGTTCGACCTGGACTTCGCGCTGACCACCAAATCGGTGCGGGTCAACGGCTTGGCCGCGAAGTTCTCGCAGAACGGCACGGAGCTGACGGTGACTCCGCCGAAAACCCTGCCCGAGGGGAGCCTGGCGACCTTCGTCGTCGAGTACGAGGGCGTGCCGTCGACGGTCGAGGTCGGTGGGCTGAAGCCGTGGATCCGCACCTCCGACGGCGCGCTCGCGGTCGGCGAGCCGGAGATCTCGTCCTGGTGGTTCCCGGGCAACGACCACCCCAGGGACAAGGCGACCTTCGACGTCGCCGTCACCGTTCCGGACGGAACCGAGCTGTTGTCCAACGGCGTGAACACCAGGAATTCCAGCCTGGCGGGCTGGACCACCTGGCGGTGGCGCACGACCAAACCGACCGCCACCTATCTGGCGTTCATGGCGGCCGGGCAGTACGAAACCAGCACGAAGACCGGGGCGTTCGGGCAACCGTTCGTCACCGCCTACTCCGAGAAGCTCGGTGATTTCGCCGGTGCCGCGGAGGCCAGCGTCGAGCGCACCCCGGAGGTCATCGAGTTCCTGACCGGACTGCTGGGGGAGTACCCGTTTGAGGCGCAGGGCGGGCTGGTCTCGTCCGAGGGGTTGAACTTCGCGCTGGAGAACCAGACCCGACCGACCTACAGCCACCTGTTCTTCCGGTACGGGGCGAACATGTCGGTGGTGGTGCACGAGAACGCGCACCAGTGGTTCGGCGACTCGGTGTCGGTGGACACCTGGCGCAACATCTGGTTGAACGAGGGCTTCGCGTCGTACGCGGAGTGGCTCTGGTCGGAGCAGCACGGCACCGGCACCGCGCAGGAACTGTTCGACCACTACTACGCGTCGCACCCGGCCGACGACCCGTTCTGGCAGGTCTTGCCGGGCGATCCCGGCCCGAAGAACGTGTTCCACAAAGCGGTTTACGACCGGGGCGCGATGACCTTGCACGCGTTGCGCAACGTGGTCGGCGACGTGGCCCTGCGCGACATCGTCCGGACCTGGGTGTCGCAGAAGCGCTACTCCACCGGCACGATCGAGGAGTTCATCGCACTCGCCGAGCAGCGCTCCGGCAAACAGCTCGACGAGTTGTTCAAAACCTGGTTGTTCACCAAGGGCAAGCCGCCGGTCGGCGAAGCGACCGGGGTGCCGGCAAGCGCGACCCACGCCGCTGTGGCGCCGCCGAAGGCCGTGGCGGAGATTGACCGCACGCACGCCCTGCTGCACGGGCACTGA
- a CDS encoding isochorismate synthase, which produces MATTPRLLTARTRRLEPGDSRDDRSLLDLLPDADVLSWVRDGVGLVGWGCAARLDVFGPDRFSKADAWWREMCHRFEVIDSVGLPGCGPVAFASLAFADQPGQSVLVVPEVVIGERDGVRWITTIGDGSAEPPPPEPVRPPGMVSYSDGQLSTTGYREAVAEAVRRMRQTGELDKIVLAHDLLASTSEPLDARFLLRNLAARYPTCWTFAVDGLIGATPELLLERMGYEVRSLVLAGTVWPHEGHTTEQLATELLTSAKNRSEHAYAAESLADRLRPFCSDLTVSNEPEVLQLRNVLHLATNVEGKLSDCSALNGAASLLRMVAAVHPTAAVGGAPTDDAVRVIGELEGMDRGRYAGPVGWLDGSGNGEFGIALRCAQVEATATPDVGAGRGGGKVRLFAGCGIVPDSDPDLEVEEAEAKLLPVREALEGVR; this is translated from the coding sequence GTGGCGACTACACCCAGGCTGCTGACGGCGCGGACTCGCAGGCTCGAACCAGGCGACTCCCGAGACGACCGCTCCTTGCTGGACTTACTCCCGGACGCCGACGTGCTCAGCTGGGTTCGTGACGGGGTCGGACTGGTCGGCTGGGGCTGCGCGGCCCGCCTCGACGTCTTCGGCCCCGACCGCTTCAGCAAGGCCGACGCCTGGTGGCGAGAGATGTGTCACCGGTTCGAGGTCATCGACTCGGTCGGGCTGCCCGGCTGCGGGCCGGTGGCATTCGCCAGCCTGGCCTTCGCCGACCAACCCGGGCAGTCGGTGCTGGTCGTCCCCGAAGTCGTCATCGGGGAGCGCGACGGGGTGCGCTGGATCACCACGATCGGTGACGGTTCCGCCGAACCACCGCCGCCCGAACCCGTGCGACCGCCCGGCATGGTGTCCTACAGCGACGGGCAGCTGTCCACGACCGGCTACCGCGAAGCCGTGGCCGAGGCAGTGCGCCGCATGCGGCAAACCGGCGAACTCGACAAGATCGTGCTCGCCCATGACCTGCTGGCCAGCACGTCAGAGCCACTCGACGCGCGATTCCTGCTGCGCAACCTCGCCGCCCGGTACCCGACCTGCTGGACGTTCGCGGTGGACGGCCTCATCGGGGCCACCCCAGAGCTGTTGCTCGAACGCATGGGATACGAAGTGCGGTCCCTAGTTCTCGCCGGCACGGTCTGGCCGCACGAAGGGCACACCACCGAACAACTCGCCACCGAACTGCTCACGTCCGCCAAGAACCGCAGCGAACACGCCTACGCGGCGGAATCGCTGGCGGATCGACTCCGCCCCTTTTGCAGCGATCTCACGGTGTCGAACGAGCCCGAAGTCCTCCAGCTCCGCAACGTCTTGCACCTGGCGACGAACGTCGAGGGCAAGCTCAGCGACTGCAGCGCGCTCAACGGAGCCGCATCGCTTCTGCGGATGGTCGCCGCAGTGCATCCCACGGCGGCAGTCGGTGGCGCTCCGACCGACGACGCCGTGCGGGTGATCGGCGAGCTGGAAGGGATGGACCGGGGTCGCTACGCGGGCCCGGTCGGCTGGCTGGACGGCAGCGGCAACGGCGAATTCGGCATCGCTCTCCGCTGCGCCCAGGTGGAAGCCACCGCCACGCCCGACGTCGGGGCCGGGCGTGGCGGCGGCAAGGTACGGCTGTTCGCCGGGTGCGGAATCGTCCCCGACTCCGACCCCGACCTGGAGGTCGAGGAAGCGGAAGCGAAGCTGCTCCCGGTACGCGAAGCCCTCGAAGGCGTCCGCTAG
- a CDS encoding DUF3592 domain-containing protein, with protein sequence MASDAVAQNAADMVTDSGTDGDQSAAGPSRRRGRMRAARGVLVLGGLLTVMGLSIILACFINDRTIEESKGEAVAEVVDTSLTRTVVRFNTDEGRVYIPPNGVLYPADLQTGQLVRVEYDSRNPDLVRVAGRNMVMSLLPVSSSLAVVWAVLLPVYWLLRRPTAR encoded by the coding sequence GTGGCGAGCGATGCGGTGGCGCAGAACGCGGCCGACATGGTGACTGATTCCGGTACGGACGGTGACCAGTCGGCTGCGGGTCCGTCCCGCCGTCGGGGGCGGATGCGTGCCGCTCGGGGTGTGCTGGTGCTCGGTGGGCTGCTGACGGTGATGGGGTTGTCGATCATCTTGGCATGCTTCATCAACGACCGGACCATCGAGGAGTCCAAGGGCGAAGCGGTGGCCGAAGTGGTGGACACTTCGCTGACCCGCACCGTGGTGCGCTTCAACACCGACGAGGGCCGCGTCTACATCCCGCCGAACGGTGTGCTGTACCCGGCCGACCTGCAGACCGGTCAGCTGGTACGCGTGGAGTACGACTCCCGGAATCCGGATCTGGTGCGGGTCGCCGGGCGCAACATGGTCATGTCGTTGCTGCCGGTGTCGAGTTCGCTCGCCGTGGTGTGGGCGGTGCTATTACCGGTGTACTGGTTGCTTCGGCGGCCGACCGCGAGATGA
- the paaC gene encoding 1,2-phenylacetyl-CoA epoxidase subunit PaaC, translating to MDVPGVQSGASDVQQWVLGAPYLSTVDRSVPRGVTTSDLSRYCLMLGDDALILSHRLSEWGIRTPELEEAAVLGAIALELLGQARILLHRAGEVEGEGRDEDNLAYFRAAADFRNVRLVEIDCGPGQTGDFSATIARLLLFSAWRVAVFGRLARSRDAVLATLAARSIAGLTRHRDHAAQWVIRLGDASADSSRRMAAGFQRVWPMTGELFIPHPVEARLADAGCGVDPAAVRSEVSGVLDEVFSVARLVRPDPTEFGVFARPGGRDGTHTGAMEFLLADMQYLARSASLA from the coding sequence ATGGACGTCCCTGGAGTGCAGTCCGGTGCATCGGATGTGCAGCAGTGGGTACTCGGTGCACCCTATTTGTCTACTGTGGACCGTTCGGTTCCCCGTGGCGTGACCACTTCGGACCTTTCGCGGTACTGCCTGATGCTGGGCGACGATGCGTTGATCCTGTCGCACCGGCTGTCCGAGTGGGGAATCCGCACCCCGGAGTTGGAAGAGGCCGCCGTTCTCGGCGCGATTGCGCTCGAATTGTTGGGACAGGCCAGGATCCTGCTGCACCGCGCGGGCGAGGTCGAAGGCGAGGGGCGTGACGAGGACAACCTCGCGTACTTCCGGGCGGCCGCGGACTTCCGCAATGTTCGGCTGGTCGAGATCGACTGCGGGCCGGGCCAGACCGGAGATTTCTCGGCCACGATCGCCCGGCTGCTGCTGTTCAGTGCTTGGCGGGTGGCGGTGTTCGGACGGCTGGCCCGGAGCCGGGATGCGGTGCTGGCCACCTTGGCGGCGCGGTCGATCGCGGGCCTGACGCGGCATCGCGACCACGCCGCCCAGTGGGTGATCCGGCTCGGCGATGCCAGCGCCGATTCGTCGCGGCGGATGGCGGCCGGGTTCCAGCGGGTGTGGCCGATGACCGGGGAACTCTTCATCCCGCACCCGGTCGAGGCGCGGCTGGCGGACGCCGGTTGCGGGGTCGACCCGGCAGCGGTGCGCAGCGAGGTGAGCGGGGTCCTCGACGAGGTCTTCTCGGTGGCCCGCCTGGTGCGGCCGGACCCGACCGAGTTCGGCGTCTTCGCCCGGCCCGGCGGCCGGGACGGGACGCACACCGGCGCGATGGAGTTCCTGCTCGCCGACATGCAGTACCTGGCCAGATCCGCATCGCTTGCCTGA
- a CDS encoding inositol monophosphatase family protein has product MTVLPSLPAQIDPGLVSRAFEVAGRLANDAADVIIATAGRGVRPAPTESPFDWVTDTGRTLERHTRRILADEFPGIPVFGEEFDAAPTTVAEHWAARAGSARFRWSVDPVDGTANYVAGLPWCAYSLAMLDEHGPVVGVVADPYRTQIYAAARGRGMRANGTPVRLPEQGETRGGIVCTELTKNGPWRGMDRFITNAASAQVGVRLLGSPALAITQVALGHTAAAVLDSYQEWDVAGALALATESGATVLDRRGNVNSLPLDGLLVAAPGIATNVHDWWREATEPS; this is encoded by the coding sequence ATGACGGTCCTGCCTTCCCTGCCCGCGCAGATCGATCCCGGCCTGGTGTCGCGGGCGTTCGAGGTCGCCGGCCGACTCGCGAACGACGCCGCCGACGTCATCATCGCGACCGCGGGTCGGGGAGTGCGCCCCGCACCCACCGAGTCGCCGTTCGACTGGGTCACCGACACCGGCCGCACCCTGGAACGCCACACCCGGCGCATCCTCGCCGACGAATTCCCCGGTATCCCGGTGTTCGGCGAGGAATTCGACGCCGCGCCGACCACGGTGGCCGAGCACTGGGCGGCCCGCGCCGGATCCGCGCGGTTCCGCTGGTCGGTCGACCCGGTCGACGGCACCGCCAACTACGTCGCCGGCCTGCCCTGGTGCGCCTACAGCCTGGCCATGCTCGACGAGCACGGGCCGGTGGTCGGCGTAGTGGCCGACCCCTATCGCACGCAGATCTACGCTGCGGCGCGCGGCCGCGGGATGCGCGCCAACGGCACCCCGGTGCGGCTACCCGAACAGGGCGAAACGCGTGGCGGCATCGTGTGCACCGAACTGACCAAGAACGGACCTTGGCGCGGCATGGACCGATTCATCACCAACGCCGCGAGCGCTCAGGTCGGCGTCCGGCTGCTGGGCTCCCCGGCGCTGGCCATCACCCAGGTCGCGCTCGGCCACACAGCCGCCGCGGTGCTGGACTCCTACCAGGAATGGGACGTCGCCGGTGCGTTAGCGCTGGCCACCGAATCGGGCGCCACCGTGCTGGACCGCCGCGGCAACGTGAACTCGCTCCCGCTGGACGGGTTGCTGGTCGCGGCGCCCGGCATCGCCACGAACGTGCACGACTGGTGGCGCGAAGCCACCGAGCCGAGCTGA